A single Anopheles funestus chromosome 2RL, idAnoFuneDA-416_04, whole genome shotgun sequence DNA region contains:
- the LOC125763473 gene encoding excitatory amino acid transporter 3, giving the protein MSNSYATTGARPTSRWKRFVKSNLLTFLTVVGVFGGTALGLMLKNSAEPWTQREVMYIQYPGDLFLRMLKCLIVPLLVSSITSAIGSLDLSMSKKIAFRAIVYYFTTTICAVILGIILVSTIRPGAGREVNNIGGKATTRQVLTADTLLDLVRNLFPPNIIQATMFQFRTILVPPANATGVPLTQYKITSEFTEGTNVLGLVMFSVVLGTCIGKMREKGKPLLGLFETLSEAMMIITSWVIWISPIGVLFLVAAKLLEMASFVEVLGQLGWYFMTVMLGLILHGFGTISVIFFLTTRKMAFPYIAKMSQVLATAFGTGSSSATMPITIRCLDNMGIDPRVTRFVIPVGATINMDGTALYEAVAALFIAQLRNIHLTFGHIVAVSVTATAASIGAAGIPQAGLITMVMVLDTVGLPAEDVTIIIAVDWLLDRFRTTINVMCDALGTILVNSLSKKDLSGEANGHLELAEPHELVELRPDQKE; this is encoded by the exons ATGTCGAACTCGTACGCGACTACAGGCGCACGGCCAACGTCACGATGGAAGCGGTTTGTAAAGTCGAACCTGCTTACCTTCCTGACCGTGGTCGGTGTGTTCGGTGGTACCGCACTCGGGTTGATGCTGAAGAACTCGGCCGAACCCTGGACACAGCGTGAGGTGATGTATATCCAGTATCCGGGCGATCTGTTCCTACG GATGCTAAAGTGTCTGATCGTACCACTGCTCGTTTCGTCGATCACCAGTGCGATCGGTTCGTTGGATTTGAGCATGTCGAAGAAGATCGCTTTCCGGGCCATCGTGTACTACTTCACCACGACGATCTGTGCCGTCATCTTGGGCATCATTCTGGTCAGTACTATCCGACCCGGAGCGGGTCGTGAAGTGAACAATATTGGAGGCAAAGCAACCACGCGACAAGTGCTAACGGCCGACACACTGCTAGATCTCGTAAG AAACTTATTCCCACCGAACATCATCCAGGCCACGATGTTCCAG TTCCGAACCATTCTTGTCCCTCCAGCAAATGCTACCGGTG TTCCCTTGACGCAGTACAAGATCACTTCCGAGTTTACCGAGGGTACGAACGTGCTCGGTTTGGTTATGTTTAGTGTCGTGCTGGGCACATGCATTGGCAAGATGCGCGAGAAGGGCAAACCGCTGCTTGGGCTGTTCGAAACGCTCAGTGAAGCGATGATGATCATTACCTCGTGGGTCATCTGGATCTCTCCGATCGGTGTACTGTTTCTGGTTGCGGCAAAACTGCTTGAGATGGCATCCTTTGTTGAGGTACTGGGACAGTTGGGCTGGTACTTTATGACTGTGATGCTGGGACTAATACTGCACGGATTCG GTACGATCTCGGTAATTTTCTTCCTAACCACGCGCAAAATGGCGTTCCCGTACATTGCCAAGATGAGTCAAGTTCTGGCGACTGCATTCGGTACCGGTTCCAGTTCGGCCACGATGCCCATCACGATCCGCTGTCTGGACAACATGGGCATTGATCCGCGTGTGACGCGTTTTGTCATTCCCGTCGGAGCCACGATCAACATGGACGGCACGGCACTTTATGAAGCCGTCGCTGCACTGTTCATTGCTCAACTACGTAATATTCATCTGACCTTTGGTCATATCGTTGCTGTGAG TGTGACTGCCACGGCCGCCTCCATCGGTGCGGCTGGTATTCCGCAAGCTGGACTTATAACGATGGTCATGGTGCTGGACACTGTAGGATTGCCGGCCGAGGAtgtcaccatcatcattgccGTTGATTGGCTGCT TGATCGATTCCGTACGACTATTAACGTTATGTGCGACGCCCTAGGAACGATTCTTGTCAACTCTCTGTCGAAAAAAGATCTATCCGGTGAAGCCAACGGCCAT CTGGAACTGGCTGAACCACACGAGCTGGTTGAATTGCGACCTGACCAGAAGGAATAA